One Glycine max cultivar Williams 82 chromosome 8, Glycine_max_v4.0, whole genome shotgun sequence genomic window, AGATATCTAAGAAACAATTGAATATACAGGCTGTTGTTACGATGAACAACTTCCAACAATATCGTCATATCGCTTCACCTGGCTGGTCAATGGGATGGACATGGGCAAAAAAGGAGGTAATATGGAGCATGATGGGAGGGCAGACCACTGAACAAGGGGATTGTTCAAAATTTAAGGGAGGCATTCCACATTGCTGTAAGAAAGATCCGACGGTTGTAGATTTGCTACCTGGAACACCTTACAATCAACAAATTGCAAATTGCTGCAAAGGTGGGGTGCTCAGTTCATGGGTGCAGGATCCAACCAATGCAGTTTCCTCATTTCAAGTCAGTGTTGGTAGAGCTGGAACCACAAATAGAACTGTCAAAGTCCCAAAAAACTTCACCTTGAAAGCACCAGGACCAGGTTATACTTGTGGGCCAGCTAAGATTGTGGCACCCACTAAATTCATTACTTCAGACAAAAGGAGAGTGACCCAAGCACTGAGTAAGTTATAGGACTTTTTATGTCATTTTCACAGATCTCAATATGATTAGCTATTTTTCTCCTGCCTCCGACCAACCTCAAACTCTTCTTTTAACAAGGTTTTGTTGGTAACAAAATCCGGGAATCATGTTGCTAATTCTCtgcttaaatttaaaacaattgaaGTTTACAGTTGGTATTAGTAACTATCAGAAAATTCTGGCAATTTACTATATCCATAACATCACTCTTGTTTATTGCAGTGACATGGAATGTGACAtgcacatactcacaatttctgGCTCAAAAAACTCCCTCTTGTTGTGTCTCACTTTCATCTTTCTATAATGATACCCTTGTTCCCTGCCTAACATGTGCATGTGGCTGCCAAAGTAACTCATCTCAGTCAGGGACTTGTGTAGAGTAGGTTTCCACCACTCAGTGTACTGTGAATTCCTTCTAGCTACTAAGTTGTGCACTCATATATTTCCTTTCTGTGTGGTTACACAGTCCAGATACACCACATTTGGCATCAGTTGTTGCTGGCTCTGGGAAGAATAACTTTTCACCTTTGGTTCAATGTACTCATCATATGTGCCCAGTCAGTATCCACTGGCATGTTAAGCTTAACTACAAGGAGTACTGGCGTGTGAAGGTTACtattactaattataattacaGGATGAATTATTCTGAATGGAACATGGTTGTTCAACATCCAAACTTTGACAATCTGACTCAACTGTTCAGTTTCAACTACAAGTCATTGACTCCTTATGGTTCAATAAGTAAGTGCGATCTCAACTTGTTTCAGTTTCTGGAGttaaaaattttcttaaatactGTGAAAATGTTATCTTAATTCttcataaaacattttactCTTATTTTCATAAACGAGAAGGTAATTACTGATCTTAAGTTGCTTTTAACAGATGATACTGCAATGCTGTGGGGAGTTAAGTTCTATAATGATTTTCTAAACCAAGCTGGCCCTAATGGCAATGTTCAATCAGAGCTACTCTTCCGAAAGGATAAAGCAACTTTTACTTTTGATAAGGGTTGGGCTTTTCCTCGAAGGATCTACTTCAACGGTGACAACTGTGTAATGCCACCACCTGATGCTTATCCGTGGTTACCGAATGCTGGTGCTAGGCAAGAGGTTTCCTTGTTTGCTTTAGTGATAGCATCTTTGGTAGCCTTGGTATTTTATGCACCCGCATAAGTTTCAATCTGTGGTGTACAGTTAGGCTTGTAATAGAAAATTTTCAGTCAGACAGTTTTGACTCATCTTTGATGTCAATTTGGTATTTGAAGCATATGGGAGGATGACATCCAAGATTAGGTCACGTGTCCTATGATTTGTTACAGAGGATTCACATTGGTGGTAGAATTTgctattgttgtgtttgttgtaATTCAATGACGTATGTATCATTATTATAATTGTAAACTGTAATTATAATAACTATACAGAGCAAGATGTCACACGAAAATATGGACTTGATGGATCATATGTGGATTTGAAATGATAATGGTCTTTTTACTTGCAGTTTCCTACATGGAATAAGAATGTTCTATGTATTATGCTCAATATGGTCTAAGAGAAACTGAATAAGAGGGAAATGCGGGTATCCATTACAGTATTACAATATAAACATTTACACATGATTTAGACAAAATCATTGCTGGGAATTATTTTCAGTTATTCACTATTtattggacattttagtgtaattgatctctttattatgttaaaataagagtgcacgcttgttttaatgtaataacgagatgtttgGTTTAGGCAAATgttggaagttacatgaaagttactaaaacttccatcaacggttggaagttacatggaagttactaaaacttccatcaactgcaatttttaaagaaataactttcatcaaccgccaaaaaccaccttttctttgatcataaataatcattctggttcagaaagcataacgggtgacaaaacatacaagaccaaaacaaaactcttgaattataatcttctgattttatccgattgaacaattttgattgaaccccgaaatttgattcaatctgaaagtgttatacacgacttcagatttatccagtatcatctcgattttcaaattaaccaacaaaagattgaatcaaatctttcgagatgacgaacgatagttcgaagatgacaagcaagtttgcgaagttggacaagtttgaagggcaggatttcagaagatgacagaagaagatgcactttctcttgacaacattgaatgtgGTGTATGTGCTGAGTACACCTATGCCGGTGTATATGGAAGACGAAATtctggatcaaacaaggaagcgttcgaaatgggagaacgacgattacatttgtcgtggacacattttgaacggtatgtctgactctctctttgatatttatcaaaatgttgagtcttctaaggaattatgggactctcttgaatccaagtatatggcagaagatgcctcaagtaacaaattcttagttagtaatttctttaattacaaaatgattgattcgaggcctgttatggaacaatataatgaactgctgcggattttgggtcagtttactcaacatgatttgaaaatggatgaatccattgcagtttcatctataattgataaactgccttcttcttggaaagatttcaagcataccttgaaacataagaaggaagagttgactctggttcaactcggtagtcatttcatgattgaggagtcgctgagggctcaggaaattgacaaagtcaatgataaaaacgtagcaggttcctcttccgttaatatggtagaggaaagtggaacagttaagcaaaattacaatgctaaaggtaacaaacgaaaatttcaaggaaataagaacaaaggtccaaacaaacagacaaaattgtcatgttgaaagtgtgggaaacctggtcatttaaagagggattgccgggtgttcaaaggaaagaacaaggctggtccaagtgggtctaatgatcctgaaaagcaacaaggtcagattgtagtgaataattttaattcgaatacgaattcaaattatgtatcactaatatctgatgcattctatgtgcaggatgatgatgttgcttggtggtttgattcgggagcaacaagccatgtgtgcaaagatcgtcgttggttcaaggaatttagaccaatcgatgatggctctattgtgaagatggACAATGTTGCAACTAaaccaat contains:
- the LOC100782876 gene encoding protein COBRA-like precursor translates to MGFFLLPKATPCILFLALLSCTCFTSTDAYDPLDPNGNITIKWDIISWTPDGYVAVVTMNNFQQYRHIASPGWSMGWTWAKKEVIWSMMGGQTTEQGDCSKFKGGIPHCCKKDPTVVDLLPGTPYNQQIANCCKGGVLSSWVQDPTNAVSSFQVSVGRAGTTNRTVKVPKNFTLKAPGPGYTCGPAKIVAPTKFITSDKRRVTQALMTWNVTCTYSQFLAQKTPSCCVSLSSFYNDTLVPCLTCACGCQSNSSQSGTCVDPDTPHLASVVAGSGKNNFSPLVQCTHHMCPVSIHWHVKLNYKEYWRVKVTITNYNYRMNYSEWNMVVQHPNFDNLTQLFSFNYKSLTPYGSINDTAMLWGVKFYNDFLNQAGPNGNVQSELLFRKDKATFTFDKGWAFPRRIYFNGDNCVMPPPDAYPWLPNAGARQEVSLFALVIASLVALVFYAPA